GAACAGAAATAAAAGTAACACCAGAAAGTGATGCGCCAATCATTCCAAAAGCAACTAGGTACCAAGGAGATTGCCTGTTAGCTTTAAAAAACTCAGCATTTGTGCCACCTTTGTTTGTAAGAAATGAGATAAGCATTAAAACTCCAAAGTAACCTGCAATGAGGAAAAGAATATGTAGCGGTTGCATAGTTTAATAATTATGGCACGAATATAATGTAAATATTATCGTATTGTCTATTTAGCGTGATCTCAAATCTCGTGAAATACTTACTTTTGCAATATGGATTTTTCTTCAAAATATTTAGAACAAGCAGTTCAGGAAGTCTCTCAATTACCAGGAATTGGAAAGCGTACAGCGTTGCGTTTGGTACTTCATTTATTAAAACAGCCAGAAGACCAAACGGTAAGTTTGGCTAAGGCTTTGGTAGATGTTAAGACACAAATAAATTTCTGCACTAACTGTCATAATATAAGTGATCATAAGCTTTGTGAGATTTGTGCAAATCCTAAAAGAGAATCACAATATGTTTGTGTTGTTGAAGATATAAGAGACGTAATGGCAATTGAGAATACAAGCCAATATCGTGGTCACTATCACGTCTTAGGTGGAAAAATAAGTCCTATGGATGGTGTGGGTCCAAACCAATTAAATATTTCTACCTTGGTAGACAAGGCTAAAGCAGGAAAAGTAGATGAAATTATATTTGCTTTAAGCAGTACGTTGGAAGGAGACACTAC
This region of Croceibacter atlanticus HTCC2559 genomic DNA includes:
- the recR gene encoding recombination mediator RecR, producing the protein MDFSSKYLEQAVQEVSQLPGIGKRTALRLVLHLLKQPEDQTVSLAKALVDVKTQINFCTNCHNISDHKLCEICANPKRESQYVCVVEDIRDVMAIENTSQYRGHYHVLGGKISPMDGVGPNQLNISTLVDKAKAGKVDEIIFALSSTLEGDTTNFYIFKQLEGTGIKTSTIARGISVGDELEYADEITLGRSILNRIPFEASLKS